Proteins from one Bacillota bacterium genomic window:
- a CDS encoding desulfoferrodoxin: MKAKVAFYRCEICGNIIGLIKNGGGELVCCGKPMVKLEANTIDAAKEKHVPVASRKEGKIYVEVGSTAHPMTEKHYIEWIAVVSEGGTERISLSPADEPKAIFCDKPNAEVYAYCNLHGLWKSSI; encoded by the coding sequence ATGAAAGCTAAAGTAGCATTCTATCGTTGTGAAATATGTGGCAATATTATAGGTCTCATTAAGAATGGAGGGGGAGAACTGGTCTGCTGCGGCAAACCTATGGTCAAACTGGAAGCCAATACTATTGATGCCGCAAAGGAAAAACATGTACCTGTCGCTTCCAGGAAAGAGGGTAAAATATATGTCGAGGTAGGTTCTACAGCCCACCCGATGACAGAAAAGCATTACATAGAGTGGATTGCAGTGGTTTCCGAGGGCGGTACCGAGAGAATTTCCCTCTCTCCTGCGGATGAGCCAAAAGCAATCTTTTGCGATAAACCAAATGCTGAGGTATATGCCTACTGTAATCTCCATGGTTTATGGAAAAGCAGTATCTAA